The Prosthecobacter vanneervenii sequence TGCACCCAGCCGCAGCATGCTCAGCAGGTTCAGTGCCTCTTTTGAGGCAAGAATGTGCGCATACCGCAGAATCGCAAACGCACGGCCCACCTGGTCCTGCAGCATGGTCTGGTGATCTTCCTTCAGCTTGGCGCGGGCTGTCATTTCCGAGCGGACCACACCTTCGATGACCTTTTCGATCTGGGCGATGATCTCAGGCTCCGCCTCGCCCAGGGTGTGCTGGTTCGAGATCTGGAAAAGATTCCCTAGCGCCTCAGTGCCTTCGCCATACAGGCCGCGAACCGCCAGGCCGATCTTGCCAATGGCCTTGATCACCGGATTGATCTGCTCCGTGAGCACCAGCGCAGGCAGGTGCAGCATCACAGAGGCGCGCATGCCGGTGCCCAGGTTCGTGGGGCAGGCAGTCAGGTAGCCCAGCTTGGGGTCAAAAGCATACGGCAGCATGCTTTCCAGTTCCGAGTCCACCCGGTCCACCGCCTCAAAGGCGCTGTGCAGGTTCAGCCCCGGGCGGATGCCCTGGATGCGGAAATGGTCCTCCTCATTGATCATGATGGAGATGCTCTGCTTGCGGTCCACCACCACGGCACATCCAGAGGAGCGTGCGGCGTGCTCGCGGCTCACCAGATGGCGTTCCACCAGCACCTGCTTGCGGATCTTGCTCAGGTCCGTGTAGTCCTCGCTGTAGCCGTCCCGCATCTCGGGCAGCTGCTCCACCACCGGCCGGGCGCGCTCCAGCAGCTCGATGCGCTGGCGCTCCTGGCTGAATCCTGGGAAGGGGTGGCCGCGGAGATTGCGCGCCAGACGCACCCGCGATGTCATCACGACATCAGAGTGCGGCCCCGCTCCCTTCATCCAGTCGGCGGGGTTCTTGATCAGTGTGGCAAAACGCATCATGGGCTTGCGAGTATTGGACGTGTGAAAGGGGATACGCGTTGAATGGCGGTGCAGGATGTTTTCTCCTGCTGCATCAGCCGCCATTCAATTGCGTTCGTCATTTGGAAGTCTTGGTCTGGAGACTTTCGATCTCGGATTTCAACCTTGCGGCATCCTCGTAGCGCTCCTCCTTCACGGCCAGGTCCAGCTCGGCACGGAGTTTGGCCAGGTCCGGTAGCGGCTGCGGAGGTGGGGCAACAGGTGGAGCCGGCGGCGGGATCGGCGCCTCCGGTGCAGGGGTGATTCGCTGCCTTGGCAGGATTTGAGGGGAGACAGCACTCACATGGGTTGGGCGTTTGCCCACATGCTTGGTTCCCTTGTGCATGTTTCGCAGCAGGGCGTCCAGCCCGTCTCGGAAGGCGGCGTAGCATTCCGGACAGCCCATGCGGCCGATTTTCTTCAGTTGCGAGGCCGTGAAGCCGCAGGCCGGGCAGACGACCTCCATCATGTCTGACTCTTGACGGTGAGATGGACTCAAGAATGCCTCCGCAAGACCAAAGCCGGTCTCCTCGGTCACGCCTTTGGCCTTCGAGCATGCCTCACACAGATTCACCGTGGTCATCTGACCGTTGATGATCTGGGTAAGGAACACCGTGGCCTCATTCTCGCAAACGTCGCATTTCATGGATTTAATCGTGCCGGCCTTCATGCCACACACAGTGTGATACGAACGACGGCGCGTACTGGTTATGACAGGTACTCGCCCCCGTCAACCGATGCCCTGTGCCACCAGCCATTCGTCGAGTTCCGCCTGGAGCTGGGGATGTTTAGCAAAGCTGTAATGAAATGTCCGGAACCCCAGCCGCGCGGCGGTGGCAATGTTGGGCTCCAGGTCGTCGATGTAAAAGGTGCTCGCAGGATCGAGGTCCAGCTGCGCGGCGGTTTTGAGGAAGATCTCCTCCCCAGGTTTGGCGCAGCGCGCCGTGTGCGAGTACACGCCTCCCTGGAACAGGCGGAAGATCTCAAACTCTCGCAGGAAGTACTCCTTGTGCAGCTCGTTGGTGTTCGAAAGCAGGTGCATTGGCAGCCTGCCAGCCATGGCTTTCAGCGTGGCATGCATAGGCTCGTTTTGCGTGAAAATCTCGCACCAGATGGCGGCAAAGTCTTCAGGAGTTCCGCGGAATCCGGTGCGCTCCATGCCATGGCGGATGAATGCCCCGTCATCCATGTCCCCCACCTCATAGGGGACCTTGATGTCGTCAAAGAGGCTCAGCACCTTCTCCGCCGGGTGGTCGCATTGCTGCGCCAGCCGGCGGGCGGCGATGCTGAAATCGAAATCGATGAGAACTTTGCCGACGTCGGAAAGTATGGCGGGCTGGGGCATGGCCTTCCTATGCATGCTTGGCTTTCTGAAGCCAGCTTATTTCATCAGCTCGGCCAGCTTGGGACTGATGGCGTCAGCCCAGATCTGGTAGCCTGTCGGTGAGAGGTGCAGGAAATCGGGCATGACTTCCTTGGTAAGCGCGCCATCGGGCTGCGGGAACTTGCTGCCAATGTCCAGGAAGAAGACGTTTTTGCCGTCGTCGAGCTTGGAGATGATCGCGTTGACCTGTTTTAGCTTTTCATTGGCCGTTCCCAGCTTGCCTGTCGGCTTGTCGCCACGGGGAAAGACGGCCAGCAGCAGGATCTTGGCCTGGGGCTGTTTCTCACGGATGGTTTCGACGATCGCGGTAACACCTTTGGCGATGCCTTCAGCCGGGTCCGAGGCGACGTTGTTGGTGCCGATCATCAGCACGCAGGCCTTGGGCTTGATGCCTTCCAGCTCACCGTTCTTGATGCGCCAGAGCACATGCTGGGTGCGGTCTCCTCCGATCCCAAAGTTTGCAGGCGTGTATTGGCTGAAGGACTTGGCCCACACTTGCTTGCCATTCCCTGCCCAGCCGGCGGTGATCGAGTCGCCGAGGAAGACGAGCTGCGCCTTGCCCTCTTTGGCGATGTTCACAAACTTTTCATGCGCGGCAATGAACCCTGGGTTGATCTTGCCATCCTTGCCGTACTTTTCAGCAGGCACATCCGGCGGCTGCGGAGGCAAAACGACAGCAGGTGCTGCAGGCGTGGTGGCGGGGGCTGGAGTTTGCGCTTGGAGCGCGGTGGTGGCCAGCAGAAGAAGGGAGAATGCAAGGGATGTAATTTTCATGCACGCGAATTGTGGCGGGCTGCTCGCGTAGCCGCAATCCGAAAGAGCACTTCACGCCATCCGTTTAGAAAAGGCAGCGGTGCCAGCCTCTCCCGGCCCCTGCACTGTGGACTTTCTGACCGTGAGCATTTTCCCTTCACGGGGATTGACGCGATCCGTCGGATTTCAATAGCATGACCGGGAATCCCCATAATTCAACCAACCACAACCACAGACTATTATGGCCAGCAACAAAGGCGTCGCCTACATGGGACCCGGAAAGGTAGAAATCCAAAGCATCGACTATCCGAAACTGGAGTTGCGCGAACAGAAGCGCAAATGCCAGCACGGTGTCATCCTCAAAGTCGTCAGCACCAACATCTGCGGCTCCGACCAGCACATGGTGCGCGGTCGTACCACCGCTCCTGCGGGCCTCATCCTCGGTCATGAAATCACCGGCGAAGTCGTCGAAGTGGGTCGTGACGTGGAGTTCATCAAGAAGGGGGACATCTGCAGCGTGCCTTTCAATATTGCCTGCGGCCGCTGCGCCAACTGCAAAGAGGGCAAAACCGGCGTCTGCCTCAATGTGAACCCTGCGCGCCCCGGCGCTGCCTACGGTTATGTGGACATGGGCGGCTGGGTCGGTGGCCAGGCGGAATACGTCATGGTGCCCTATGCCGACTTCAACCTGCTGAAGTTCCCGGACCGCGATCAGGCCATGGCCAAGATCAAGGATCTCACTCTTCTCTCCGACATCTTCCCCACTGGCTACCACGGTGCCGTTACCGCTGGTGTGGGCCCGGGTGCCACCGTTTACATCGCAGGCGCTGGTCCTGTGGGCCTCGCTTGCGCCGCCTCCTGCCATCTCCTCGGCGCTGCCGTGGTCATCGTGGGGGATTTGAACAAGGAGCGTCTGGCCCAGGCTCGCCGCTTCGGCTGCGAAACGGTGGATGTCTCCAAGAGCGCCTCCATCCAGGAGCAGATCGAAAACATCCTCGGCGTGCCTGAAGTGGACTGCGCGGTGGACTGCGTGGGCTTTGAGGCCCGCGGCTGTGGCCACAATCACAGCAAGGAAGTGCCCGCCCAGGTGCTCAACAGCGTCATGGAAATCACCAAGGCTGGCGGTGCCATCGGCATCCCCGGCCTCTATGTCACGGGCGACCCCGGCGCAGTGGATGAAGCCGCCAAAGTCGGCAGCCTCTCCATCCGCATCGGTCTCGGCTGGGCCAAGAGCCATACCTTCGTCACGGGCCAGTGCCCGGTCATGCGCTACCATCGCCGTCTCATGATGGCCATCCTGCATGACAAGATCAAGATCGCCAAGGCCACCAACGTCCAGGTGATCTCCCTCAAGAATGCTCCGAAGGGTTACATGGACTTCGACAAGGGCGCTGCCCGCAAGTACGTCATTGACCCGCACGGCATGATCAAAGCCTGATCTGCGCGCAGATAATCAAAAAGCCCTCCTGCTGAGAAGCGGGAGGGCTTTTTTCATGAATGATCTGGAACATCCTGCCCCGGTTCAGGGATCGGATCCCCTGTTCTCACAATGTCTGAATGAACCGGTCAGCTTCTGCTATGGAGCGGTTCATCTGCTCCAGCAGGCGCTGGATGTCGCTCTGAATGTTGTCAGCCGTACCTCGCAGTGATCCGATCGCAGCAGCATTCAAATTGTGTTTCAGGTAAAGCACCTGGTCGTGGAACTGCCGCAGCACCGGATCCATCGTGGCTTCAGCGGCGTGCAGGGAACGTGAGAGCGGCTCAAACCGGCTGCGCGTTTCTGCCAGCTTGCGGCGGCTGTCGGCAGCCAGCGATGCGTTCTGGTACTGTCGGATTTCGCCCTCCCATTCGCGGAAAAGATCATGGGCCACGGTGTCCACCTCGCGGATCTGTCTGCGCACCTGATCTGCCTGGGATTCGCAGTCCTCATACTCGCCTTTGAACCGGTTGTAGGCCGACTCGAGGTTGCCGCCGTTGTAATTCGTCAGCTTTTTGAGCTGGGTCAGGGCGTCCTGAAACTGCTCGCCGGCCTCCTTCTGCTCGCCGCGGGCTTTCTTGACCGCGCTCTTGAGCAGATCACGTTTTTCGTAGCCCAGCTTTTCCCAGGCGGAGTAGTAAAGGCTGCTGCAGGCTGTGAGGGCAGCCGCCAGTCCAACGAGGAAAAGCCGGGCATGCATACGGAGATCAGCCCACAAATTTCAAGGTGCCCACCTGACCGGCGGCCATGGCGGCGTGCTGGGCGTCAGAGCAGGCGGAGTTCGTCGGCGCATCAGCAGGAGCGTCGTTCTTTTCCAGCAGGCCCTGCTCGTTCATCCAGGCTTCAACCTCGGCTCCGCTGATGTCGGCCAGCATGGTGCCGTTGATCTCCACACAAGGGGAAAGCGGCTGGCCGCTCTTCTGTTCCATCTCCCAGCGGAAGGCAGGGTTCTTGATGATGTCCTTCTCCTCGTAGGGCAGGTCGTATTTGCGGAAGATGGCGCGGACGCCTTCGCTCCATCCGCAGTAGGTTTTCAGGTAGGCTGTGATTTTGGGTGTTTGCATAACGCGTTGGGTTTACGCCCCCAGACTAACGGACGATGCGGGGAATGCAAACTGGCTGTGGCTGGGGGCCGCCTACAACGTCAGGCTCCTGGTCATGCTGCCGGTGGCCTGCTGCTGCCAGGTGTCCGCGTTGTTCAGCACCTGTCCCAAGGTCGTCATCACCGTCTGGGCGGTGTAGGGCTTGTGCAGAAAATGTTGCACCCCCATTTCAGCCACCCGCGCCGGGCCTCCTTGATGTGGCACTCCGCTGGCCGCGATGATTTTGACTTCAGGATTGATCCGCTTGAGGGTCTGAATGGTGGTTGGTCCGTCCATCACAGGCATCATCATGTCTGTCAGCACCACGGCGATTTCCTGGCTGTGCTGTGCGTAAAGGGCCACGGCTTCTGCTCCATCAGCGGCCACCAAGGTGCGGTATTCCATGGCCTCCAGCGTTTGACGCGTCGCCGTGCGTATGGCCTCCTCGTCATCCACAATGAGGATCAGCTCTCCTTTGCCAATAGGCATGGGCTCGTGCTCTGCAGGCGGCGGAGCGGCGCATTTGGCGGTGGTGGTGGCGCTGGCTGGCAGGTGGATGGTGAAGGTGGTCGCTTCATTAGGCTGGCTGGTGACGGTGATGAACCCACCATGCCCTTTGGTGATGCTCAGCACCGTCGAGAGTCCGAGACCTGTTCCCTTGCCAACTTCCTTCGTGGTGAAGAATGGATCGAAAATTTTGTCGATCACCTCTGACGGAATGCCGCTGCCGGAGTCGCTCACGCTGAAGGTGATGTACGTGCCGGGCTTGGCATCCATCTGCATCGAGGCGGCGGCTTCGTTCAAAGTCTCGCTGTCGGCTGTGATGGTCAGCGTGCCCCCGTCCGGCATCGCATCGCGCGCGTTGACGCACAGGTTTAGTAGAATCTGATGTAGCTGTGTGGCATCTCCCTCAAACGAGGGCAGTTCGTCTTTGATGCGGCTGACGCATTCGATGTTTTTTGGGAAGGTGTCTTTGACGAATTTTTTGATGTCCTGGATGAGCTTGGCAGCGCAGAGCTCCGTGCGCTTGCCCTCCACTCCTCGCGCAAAGGTCAGAATCTGGCGCACCAGATCGGCACCACGTTTCGCACTCGTCTCAATCCCGGCTAAAATGGAATGGGTGCGGTCATTGAGATTGGTCAGCCTCAGCAGTTCGATCGACATCAGGATGGGCGTCAGCACATTGTTCAGATCGTGCGCGATGCCGCCTGCCAGCGTGCCTACACTTTCCAGGCGCTGCGTCCTCAGGAACTGCTGTTCCAGTTTCTTCTTCTCAGTGATGTCCGCCACGATCCCGAGGAAGCCTGTGACTTCCCCATTTTCGTCCTGCATGGCGGTCATGCTCAGCGAGACGGACACACGGCTGCCGTCCTTCCTCACATAGGTGCATTCACGGTCGCGGATGATGCCACAACTGGCGTAGGCGACATAGATGTCGAAACCGGGGCGGACGACAGAACCCGTCTCACGGGTGAGGTCGGCAGCCATGCGTTCCAGTTCCGGAGCTTCATGAAAAAGCTCCGGTGTCAGGCTGCCCACCACCTCCTGCCTGGCATAACCGGTGAGCTTTTCAGCGCCGCAGTTGAACGTCGCGATCAGTCCTTTGGTGTTCATGCTGATGATGCCGCAGGCTGCGCTCTCCAGCACCGCATTTTGCAGGTAGGTCAGCTCCTGCACTTTCATGCTGGTATCGATCAGCTTTTCCATGGTGGAAATCTGACCACGTGTCAGCAGCAGCGCTGCAGCCAGGGCGATCCCTCCTGTCACAGCCATTTGCAGCCAGTCGAGCAGGCGGATTTCGGCATTGATGCCCCCGCTGATGGCCAGCACCTTTTGCGAGATTTGCTCCATGGCTCCCGCCAGGGTGTCGCATTCATCCGTCAGCATTTCTTCGTGTCCTTTGAGCACCGTATTGATCGCTTCTGTCCTCGGATGCAGCTTTTTGACCACAACAGCAATCTTGGCGAAGCTCGCTTCAGCAAGCTCCAGTTTGTGCATGATTTCAGTGCGCTCGGCATCGCTGGCGGGCTGTAGCAGTGGGGCTTTGAGAATGGCCTCCTGGCAGGTGCTCATGAGTCCCCACACGAGATCGATGCGCCCCAGGTAGTAGGTTTGCATGGGGGGCGTGCTTTCTGCAGCCTGTAGGATCAACCGGCTCAACGTCTGGCTGTCCGCCCTCTGTCGGCCCAGCAGATTCATGGCACTGACACTCTCCATCCGTTTTTGCTCCAATTGGGAGCTCATGCTTTCAAAAAAGATGAAGCTCAGTACTAAAAGTACGGCGGCCCCTCCGAAAATCAGCCATAAACGCCTAAAAAAATCCTGCAATTTTGGCAGTTCCTGGCGTGCCGGCAGGGAAAATACTGGCTTCTGCAAAAAATTGGTCACGCTCATCGCGCGCACCATAAATCAAACGCTCAGGGCCTCCCATGGCGCTTGATTCAAAAGACCCTAAGCCTTTGCTTTCTCGTATCGGAACCGACGCCTTTTTAGATGTTGTGCGTTGGTGGATTATTTCCAGCCAAGTTTTTGCTTCAGGAATTCAAATGTTCCTACGCCGTGGATTGTGTGTGGGCCGTCAAAATGTTCGATGGTGGCACAGTCGCCGATGAGGAGCTTGTTGTAGAGACGGCGGACTTTGGCGAATTCATAGTTGACCCATTCGTCCACGCCCACGCCGTCATTGTGGCCACGCTCGACCATGAAGGGGCGCGGGGCGATCAGGGCGGCCATCTCTGCGTAGTTAAAGGTGCGGCCCATGTTCCACTCCCAGATTTCATACTCGTGCGTGTGAATGTAGCTCATGGGCATGTCGGTGCTGACACACTTGCGTACCCACTCGTTGAAGTCGCCGCTGCAAATGCTCAGGCAGTAATCCTTCAGCACGGCTGGCGTGCGCATGGCGGACTTGCCGCCATAGCTCAGGCCGTAGAAGGCGATCTTGTTCGGCTGGGTAAAAGACTGCGCCTTCAGCCATTCCAGGATGCGCTGATGCTGGGCGTTGATGACACTGTAGAGAGTAAGGCCGAGTGGATTGAGTTTCCGCTGCAGGGTGCGGAAGGCGTCCTTGCCGCGATAGGGGTTGTGAGGGGCAAAGGTGATGAAACCCTGCTCGGCCAGACGCAGGGTGAAGGCCTTGTAGGGAGCGTAGGCTTTTTGGGTTTCGTCGGTGGTGATGGTGTCTTCGGGGATGCCTTCCAGGCCATGCTGGCAGACGACGACCGGGCGTTTCTCTCCGGGCTTGAGGTCTTTTGGCAGGCAGAGCCAGCCCCAGGCAAAGACGTCGTCCCACACGTCCATCGTCACCTCGTAGATGGAAACTTTGTCCGTTTCGCGCACGAAGCGGCTTTTGGCGTTCACGGGCAGGTTCGGATCTGGCAGGCGGCCGATGACTTCGTTCCAGAATCGGTCGCGTTCTGCAGCCGTGTGCTTTTCAAAGTCCGCCACTGACTTAAGCGGCAGTTTGTCCCAGAACTGCGCTTTGCGTTCCAGTTCGGTGGTGACGAGCAGACGCTGGGTGAAATTTTCCAACTCGCGCACCATTCGCTTCTGCCGGGTCGTGTCCACTTTGGCGCGTTGTTCATTTTTCTGCGGCATTACGGGTTCAATGGTCTTTACCAGCTGTGCTGCGATCTCTTTTGGCAGCAGGTGCGTGACCACCTCTTTGAGTCCATGCTCTTCCGTGGCCAGCATGATCCAGTCTCCGGGGGCGAGTGCTTTGGCGCGGGCGACTTCGGCCTGCACGGCAGCCAGGCTGGGCTTGGTGATCTTTCCCGGAGCGGCGATGTTTCGCTCTCCTTGTTTGGCCTCTGGCGGGCCCTGGACATTGGGGAAGCCGAGGTTCTGCACCACCAGCGGGCGTGGGGCGATGAGGGAGGCTACTTCGGCGTCGCCAAAATCGCGCAGGAGGCTGAAAACATTGCGGTAAATCGGCTCGGCCCATACACCTTCGCGCGGTTCGAAGCAGCCCCAGACATAAACGGAACTGATGCGTTCATCGATGGCACCCGAGTACATGGCGATGAGGCCGCCTTCTCCCAGTCCGGCCACGAGCAGGGGCAGCTTTGGCTGCATGCTGTAATAATCGACCAGAGAGAGCATCTTCTGCACTTCGTAGCCGATGATGTGCCGCCCGAGCTCATAGGACTGGCGATAGATCCATTCGCGATGCGGAATGTTGGTTTTGACCCCAAACTTCTCGTTCGTGCTGAACTCGCTGCCCCGGCTGATGAGCGCAGGAATGACGATTTCGCAGCCGCTGTAGGCGAGCATGGCATCATTGGCCAGTTTCTCGGGATCGGTGTCCGCATCGGGAATGTAGATCACCCGAGCGACGGGTTTGTCTTTGGGCTGAATGAGAATGCCTTCTCCGTGCACGCCGTCGAAAACCGGCCAGCGCACGCGCAGGATGCGCGCCGTGGCTGTTTCTGCCAGCAGCGACGGATTTGAGGTGTCTCCGACAAGATCAAGCGCTGTGATGGGCAGTCGTGCATCCACCATGCCCAGAATGGCCTTGAGCTTCTCCCGGGTCGGCTTGCGTCCCTCTTTTGACTTCTCGATCAACCGCAGTGCCATTTTGTCGATTCCTGCCACCATGGTGGCGGAGAAGTCGGGATTGGGCTCCAAGGGCTGGGTGCCTGGAAGCACCTGGGCGCGCAATGAGGAAGCAACGAGCAGCAGCAGGAGTGGGCGGATCATGGAAGATCAAACGCCCGCCTGTCATGGCTTCTTCTGCTCAAACAGCCACTTCCAGAATTCTGGCTTGTCGTAGGTCTGCGTCCACGAATCATGCCCCACCCCGGGGTAAATGGTGAATTTTACAGGTGCATTGATCTCTTTGAGCGCATCATAGATCTTCTGGCTGTTTTCGATGGGAACTGCCCCATCTTTGTCTCCGTGGAAGATCCAGCATGGCA is a genomic window containing:
- a CDS encoding protein arginine kinase, with amino-acid sequence MMRFATLIKNPADWMKGAGPHSDVVMTSRVRLARNLRGHPFPGFSQERQRIELLERARPVVEQLPEMRDGYSEDYTDLSKIRKQVLVERHLVSREHAARSSGCAVVVDRKQSISIMINEEDHFRIQGIRPGLNLHSAFEAVDRVDSELESMLPYAFDPKLGYLTACPTNLGTGMRASVMLHLPALVLTEQINPVIKAIGKIGLAVRGLYGEGTEALGNLFQISNQHTLGEAEPEIIAQIEKVIEGVVRSEMTARAKLKEDHQTMLQDQVGRAFAILRYAHILASKEALNLLSMLRLGADLDLVGNCDRSLIDMLLLEIQPAHLQLNAARELSPEERDSMRAELTRARLQSIDGPGSFPPTSPTSGGTSSPPNHE
- a CDS encoding HAD-IA family hydrolase, with protein sequence MPQPAILSDVGKVLIDFDFSIAARRLAQQCDHPAEKVLSLFDDIKVPYEVGDMDDGAFIRHGMERTGFRGTPEDFAAIWCEIFTQNEPMHATLKAMAGRLPMHLLSNTNELHKEYFLREFEIFRLFQGGVYSHTARCAKPGEEIFLKTAAQLDLDPASTFYIDDLEPNIATAARLGFRTFHYSFAKHPQLQAELDEWLVAQGIG
- a CDS encoding alpha/beta hydrolase family protein; translation: MIRPLLLLLVASSLRAQVLPGTQPLEPNPDFSATMVAGIDKMALRLIEKSKEGRKPTREKLKAILGMVDARLPITALDLVGDTSNPSLLAETATARILRVRWPVFDGVHGEGILIQPKDKPVARVIYIPDADTDPEKLANDAMLAYSGCEIVIPALISRGSEFSTNEKFGVKTNIPHREWIYRQSYELGRHIIGYEVQKMLSLVDYYSMQPKLPLLVAGLGEGGLIAMYSGAIDERISSVYVWGCFEPREGVWAEPIYRNVFSLLRDFGDAEVASLIAPRPLVVQNLGFPNVQGPPEAKQGERNIAAPGKITKPSLAAVQAEVARAKALAPGDWIMLATEEHGLKEVVTHLLPKEIAAQLVKTIEPVMPQKNEQRAKVDTTRQKRMVRELENFTQRLLVTTELERKAQFWDKLPLKSVADFEKHTAAERDRFWNEVIGRLPDPNLPVNAKSRFVRETDKVSIYEVTMDVWDDVFAWGWLCLPKDLKPGEKRPVVVCQHGLEGIPEDTITTDETQKAYAPYKAFTLRLAEQGFITFAPHNPYRGKDAFRTLQRKLNPLGLTLYSVINAQHQRILEWLKAQSFTQPNKIAFYGLSYGGKSAMRTPAVLKDYCLSICSGDFNEWVRKCVSTDMPMSYIHTHEYEIWEWNMGRTFNYAEMAALIAPRPFMVERGHNDGVGVDEWVNYEFAKVRRLYNKLLIGDCATIEHFDGPHTIHGVGTFEFLKQKLGWK
- a CDS encoding platelet-activating factor acetylhydrolase IB subunit → MKITSLAFSLLLLATTALQAQTPAPATTPAAPAVVLPPQPPDVPAEKYGKDGKINPGFIAAHEKFVNIAKEGKAQLVFLGDSITAGWAGNGKQVWAKSFSQYTPANFGIGGDRTQHVLWRIKNGELEGIKPKACVLMIGTNNVASDPAEGIAKGVTAIVETIREKQPQAKILLLAVFPRGDKPTGKLGTANEKLKQVNAIISKLDDGKNVFFLDIGSKFPQPDGALTKEVMPDFLHLSPTGYQIWADAISPKLAELMK
- a CDS encoding DUF2959 domain-containing protein, which gives rise to MHARLFLVGLAAALTACSSLYYSAWEKLGYEKRDLLKSAVKKARGEQKEAGEQFQDALTQLKKLTNYNGGNLESAYNRFKGEYEDCESQADQVRRQIREVDTVAHDLFREWEGEIRQYQNASLAADSRRKLAETRSRFEPLSRSLHAAEATMDPVLRQFHDQVLYLKHNLNAAAIGSLRGTADNIQSDIQRLLEQMNRSIAEADRFIQTL
- a CDS encoding UvrB/UvrC motif-containing protein, yielding MKCDVCENEATVFLTQIINGQMTTVNLCEACSKAKGVTEETGFGLAEAFLSPSHRQESDMMEVVCPACGFTASQLKKIGRMGCPECYAAFRDGLDALLRNMHKGTKHVGKRPTHVSAVSPQILPRQRITPAPEAPIPPPAPPVAPPPQPLPDLAKLRAELDLAVKEERYEDAARLKSEIESLQTKTSK
- the fdhA gene encoding formaldehyde dehydrogenase, glutathione-independent, with translation MASNKGVAYMGPGKVEIQSIDYPKLELREQKRKCQHGVILKVVSTNICGSDQHMVRGRTTAPAGLILGHEITGEVVEVGRDVEFIKKGDICSVPFNIACGRCANCKEGKTGVCLNVNPARPGAAYGYVDMGGWVGGQAEYVMVPYADFNLLKFPDRDQAMAKIKDLTLLSDIFPTGYHGAVTAGVGPGATVYIAGAGPVGLACAASCHLLGAAVVIVGDLNKERLAQARRFGCETVDVSKSASIQEQIENILGVPEVDCAVDCVGFEARGCGHNHSKEVPAQVLNSVMEITKAGGAIGIPGLYVTGDPGAVDEAAKVGSLSIRIGLGWAKSHTFVTGQCPVMRYHRRLMMAILHDKIKIAKATNVQVISLKNAPKGYMDFDKGAARKYVIDPHGMIKA
- a CDS encoding hybrid sensor histidine kinase/response regulator; its protein translation is MQTYYLGRIDLVWGLMSTCQEAILKAPLLQPASDAERTEIMHKLELAEASFAKIAVVVKKLHPRTEAINTVLKGHEEMLTDECDTLAGAMEQISQKVLAISGGINAEIRLLDWLQMAVTGGIALAAALLLTRGQISTMEKLIDTSMKVQELTYLQNAVLESAACGIISMNTKGLIATFNCGAEKLTGYARQEVVGSLTPELFHEAPELERMAADLTRETGSVVRPGFDIYVAYASCGIIRDRECTYVRKDGSRVSVSLSMTAMQDENGEVTGFLGIVADITEKKKLEQQFLRTQRLESVGTLAGGIAHDLNNVLTPILMSIELLRLTNLNDRTHSILAGIETSAKRGADLVRQILTFARGVEGKRTELCAAKLIQDIKKFVKDTFPKNIECVSRIKDELPSFEGDATQLHQILLNLCVNARDAMPDGGTLTITADSETLNEAAASMQMDAKPGTYITFSVSDSGSGIPSEVIDKIFDPFFTTKEVGKGTGLGLSTVLSITKGHGGFITVTSQPNEATTFTIHLPASATTTAKCAAPPPAEHEPMPIGKGELILIVDDEEAIRTATRQTLEAMEYRTLVAADGAEAVALYAQHSQEIAVVLTDMMMPVMDGPTTIQTLKRINPEVKIIAASGVPHQGGPARVAEMGVQHFLHKPYTAQTVMTTLGQVLNNADTWQQQATGSMTRSLTL
- a CDS encoding glutaredoxin family protein produces the protein MQTPKITAYLKTYCGWSEGVRAIFRKYDLPYEEKDIIKNPAFRWEMEQKSGQPLSPCVEINGTMLADISGAEVEAWMNEQGLLEKNDAPADAPTNSACSDAQHAAMAAGQVGTLKFVG